The DNA sequence GTTTTTATACGACAATTGTTTTGGCACAAATGTACAAGACAAATGACCAGAGAATATGATTCTCATCAAGTCGCTGACCCAGAATTTCGACAAAGGGACACTATAAACAGTGATACACATCCGTAAAAACTGACatcctgtgtatttgtgtaataACTGACCAAAATGTCGCATCATAATCActtcaggttgtgtttttttatgataGATAAGTCAGTGATGGTATTAAAAGATGGCCGGCTCTAaaatctccccctggtggtgatACCATAAAAATAGGGTGAGAGACTGACATTTGTGGTCAGAGCTGTGATGGTGGTGTCATGAAGTGAAATAGTCAGATTTGACCAACGGTTCTACTTCCACAAATGTTTTACTTCACTATGTGAGCATGGTGTCAAATGCTATGTTGTTTTAAAGATTCAAATCTCGTGTATTCTGCTATCCAGGGATTTTGTATTACAAAAGAAGGGAAGTTCACCAGTCTCTTACCTTACTGGTGATTATTCATGTGTTTGCATTATTAATCAGTACAAAGGGAAAATTAATAGGATGTTAGTAAGggattatttctattttatcaACATTAATTGCACTGATTGCTGTTCCAACCATTGTCTTTTTCATGTTATGTacctgatgttgtgttttcgtAGACATGTAAGGGTGTAGGTCAGTCTGATTGAATGTTTAATGGGCGCATACATTCATCAGATCTCAAgatcccctctctccttccccgtCAAGTCCACTCAGATTCACTTCACTGTCCTGGTGTAATGCACAAACTAAACTGGTTTTATAGGGAATACACTTATCCAATAAGGTAGCTCTGGTGAAAGTTGTTATATCAAAACCTGGACTAGAACTAGCTGCAAACATGGAAAGCATGAGGGGgaaatcaaaatatatttttttatttgtgtgagcGGGCTTAAAAGTAGACCAGACCTCCCTTTTATGAAGAAACCCCCTTACTTGTCATATTATGATAAACATGTGAAGTGCTGAGAAATGACCGACTGGAATCAATCACTAGCCAATCACCAGCTGTGTCAGCGTTGACCGCCAGCTTCTGCAGTAGTTTGCCAGAGAGCAGGAGTGAGTGTAGTACAGCTGGAGTTCATCCAATCAGGTAATGCGgtgaagtgaggaagtgaggagaaaTGAGGGACCTCGCTGCATGTAAAGTTATCCAGTGTGTGAGCACTTTCGCCTGTTTGTAACTGCCTGTGccaataaagtttgatatattctgtgtgtgtgtgtgtgtgtgatcttcaTCTGTCTCTTCATATTCAAAACAATGCAACGATATACAAATTAACATATGTAGCTCCACCATTTCATCCAATGTTCCAGTGATgtttatttgatcttttaatTCTGCCAGCACCGGTACTTACAAGATAGTGAATATCCCTGTGAGCtggtttcattttgaaatgtttttatttagcttttagGGACAGGTTTTATTCATGCTAATAATTATTAACCaaggaatttaaaaaatatatcttcCCCCAACCCCAACGTTTCTCCAAACAACGATATACATACATTTAactgatgaaaccacatttagtAGTAGATTTTAAAAGGACTTGGGGCCCATCCCAAGATTTTAATGCAATAAGCAGATTTGCATCTAGGTGACGCTCCTGATGGATGGCAGATATATTTCCTTATTAAAAAATAGATTATAATGTCAACATTAAATATCTGAAGACAGGCTGTGAGATCATATCCCTGCATGTTGTACACCAAGGTTATTCAACTTCAATAACAAGTGGGCCGAACAGGAAAAGCACTGACCCTCCGGAAAGAAATGGAGTAACACCACTGTGAAAAGAGAAATCCTGTAAGCCATTATAATGAGTAACTGACTCACATAACTATcagtgaatcaatcaatcaaatttgatttgtatagcccatattcataaatcccactttgtctcatagggctttaacaaggtgtgacatcctctgcccttaaccctcaacaagagtaagacaaaaatgacaaaaaaaaaacttttaacaggggtaaaaagaacgtagaaacttcagagagagccacacgtgagggatccctctcccaggacagacagaagtgcaatagatgtcacatGTAAAgaagaacatcagaaagataagggtatttgcagtattgataataataatcactttGTAGCATAATGCAAGGTCAATGacttgatggattattgtcagtaacgGTGGAGTGTCATAAATAACTTTTCACCATCCCTATCACAgcaaagtaattcttatctcatcagtacatgttactaacttcacccctttcccggagtttctgtgccttagtgcccgcagatgcagggccacagctgtggccgcaccatggattatgattgtggatcgcgcatcagaggtcacaatggtggatccagtttgatggattctgtatcgtgccagctgatcgcaGTGATAATAGAGGATCCTTTGTcacgttggcatcggatgatggtggaccacgaccaaGGCgacggctgatgatggatccgatggattaaggacagaggacgtcacaccatgttaaagccctatgagacggattgtgatttgtgaaataaaatttgattgattgataattagGACTTAGTTATGAAAGTTTCTCTTTATAATGACTTACAGGATCTATATTtctttcatcacagtggcggaaatgggcttccagaCCCGTCTCTCCAtctatggggtgccgtttgtcaagcagctcacgctgaaaataacagcaatattttgtcacatttagcttcaaaccatgtttaaaaaactggtgtgaatttttgagagtcacttttttgcacatttacaacaatgtttgtcaacttggagatattttaaatatttaaatccaaatgttaaatgtaacacttaaatgttaaatgttaaatctaaatgctaaatctaaatctaaatctaaatgttaaatctaagtctaaatgttaaatttaaatctaaatgttaaatttaaatctaaatgttaaatttaaatttaaatctaaatgttaaatctaaatgttaaatttaaatctaattgttacatttaaatataaatgttaaatctgaatctaaatataaatgttaaatctaaatgttaaatctaaatataaatgttaaatttaaatccaaatgtttaatctaaatgttaaatttaaatctaaatgttaaatttaaatctaaatgttaaatctaaatataaatgttaaatctaaatgtttcgggtgaaactaaatatttagctaatataaaaattcaaatgccggttacaggaagtagtaacaaaataaaagctcgaggaagtcatagtgtgtttattacggagccccccaggggacacggggggaaatgaggacagcaaaatgacttttgcgagatcccgagaaagtttaggacaatgtacatccgggtatctcataataatgacatattaagtcattattatgagatacgggttgtgggcggggcgccacagagcagggaagtcgAGGCTGAGCGACTGCGGGGACAGTCGCCCTACTCGCGGAAGTCGGCGACTGTGCTCGAAGTCGGCGACTGTgctcgatacagagacataacaggatcgatccatgttttctgctccgttcattgtcttagcgatgtgctgccgctgaatcattataataagcgctgctccagcatcagaacagacgctcattaaaagtccggtcgccctgtgtgtgtgtctgtgtctgcttccgcctcacttccctttgtcccgcgctcgctttacactttaacaataaacaccagcgctgatcacaagttattaggacacctacaggactgatgtttactttgtgtttgtttgagctcatgaaacacatgtttaaacaccgtgtgcacgtagtcccccgctccacacaacacgagcagaacgtgacgcgcacagtcaggactgacagcgttaaagtgacggagcgatccgaagtcatgatcggtcatcatcggataataactaaaaaatacatgtgattatcagttttagtgaagaggaacagagacaagcatacacccccccaaacacacacacacacacacaaacgcacacagcccacacacacacacacacacagtctcccatgacagaccctgcagtcagtatctcattattatgagatagtatgagatcataacatcagtcctgtaggtgtcctaataacttgtgatcagcgctggtgtttattgttaaagtgtaaagtgagcgggggacagagggacgtgaggcggaagcagacacagacacacacaggacttcgctaagacttcctcgagcttttattttgttactacttcctgtaaccggcatttgaatttgcatattagctaaatatttagtttcacccgaaacatttagatttaacatttatatttatatttagatttaacatttagatttaaatttaacatttagatttaaatttaacatttagattaaacatttagatttaaatttagatctaacatttagatttagatttaacatttagattttacatttatatttagattcagatttaaaatttagatttaaattaaacaattagatttaaatttaacatttagatttaacatttagatttaacatttagatttaaatttaacatttagatttagatttaacatttagatttaaatttaacatttagatttaaatttaacatttagatttagatttagcatttagatttaacatttaacatttaagtgtaacatttaacatttggatttaaatatttaaaatatctctaagttgacaaatattgttgtaaattacaaaatgttgctgttattttcagcgtgagctgcttgacaaacggcaccccatatcCATCGGCATGTAttgataatgagtggatttCCGTTTTTGGGTGAACCATCTTGCACCAGGTTGAACATTAAGATGTGTTGCTCTGTGTGCTCCAGTGTGAAATGGCAGCATATTTTTTAGAAGCGACTTATCCtctgcagtcagccaatcacagggctGCTTTCACAGCGCGGATAGGGGAAGTGTGCAGCAGCGAGTCATGTTGCAGTGACAGATGCGGGGCGGGACTCGACCACTCTCACTGTCCAAACTGTTGCAAAACTTCAGGCAGGGACCAGTAGATCCAGGATAAAAAGGGGAAGACATCTGTTTGTGAGCTTGAAGAGGATACTGCGATCAtggcaggtaaaaaaaaaacaaaaaaaaccgcTTTATTAATACGCACAGTTTTCAGCTAACGGTAAGCAAAGGGCGCGTGAGGACCCGAGTTGTTGTTGGTCCGGAGTGATGAAATCCAGATGTTGTGCTCGGCTTGATAGACAGAAGCTTCCGCTGCAAAACGCGCCTGCGGGTGCATGTTCTTCCTTGTTTCTTCTTCCCCTTCGCCGTGTTTTGCTCACTAACAACACACACGACATGACATGTGTTTTTCAGATGAAGCAGCCATGGCAGAGGACGGCATCGGGCCGGCCCAGACCCCCCTGGTCGAAGTCAGCTTCCAGAAGAACATCCACAGGAACCAGAAGTACCTGGAGGCGGAACCCAAGGCCCTGGgggtacagacacacacaaagagagagagagagagagagagagagagagagagagagagagagagagagagagagagagatttatagTTCTTAGTTATAGTTGTACCTACTGATAATTACATATTTTCATAGTTTAATTGCTTCTCCTATAGCAGGTTGATCACATGCACCATCAACTAGGTCAACATGAAGACATTGATGATCACTCACTGTGACAGCAGTTTGTCCGTGTGCAGCATGGTGAATTCCTCTGTTTCACCATTAAAAATGAATGGTTGATTGGCCAATCTTCACCAAGTGTCACATGTTAAAGACATCCACATGCCAATATTCAGTTAATGTCATATCGCCCCCTACTGGCAACAGGGGATGAcgtgttttcattatttttacagagacacattatggggacttgtcctCTGAAGTTATGGAGACatggctgcttgtgtgtgtgtgtgtgttgtcgggTAACTTTACCCCGaactcttctctgtgtgtgtgtcggtttcAGGTCACTCAGATCGGCCTGAGTTTGTTTCAGATCATTTGTGTGGCCGTGTTTCTGGCCAAAGGCCTGAGTCACATCGGTATTGACATCCCCTTCTTCATTTCATCTCTACTGGTAAGCTCGTCTTCCAGATGTCAGACAAAACCTGAATACTCTCTTCACTCATTCAGAGATACTTTCTTCTAAAACATGTTCAAGTCTTTTCACATGTTAAAGTATTTAATAACATATGTGTAGCAATGAGGCTGTTGGGTTGAGGTGTATTGCCAGAGAAACACTTCTAGAGAGATTTTTGATTATTCAGTTTTATTGAATTGAAAGATTGAAGGAGCCACCATATTCCCAGGAGGGTGCaaagaaacacaatttaaaGGTTGAAAATATGACCTATGAAAAGCATTATTTCTTTACTTGCTGAACTAAAGACCAAGAGAAGACCAATCAGGACAAACTCCTGACTCATAAAACTACAGTTTCTCTACAGCGCCACAGGCAAAATATCCAGCATGCATCGGGTTAAGTCATTAAAGCAGATGAGCGTGATATCATGGCGGACACAAGCTGATAGCAGACATGACAGACAGCCCTCCACATTAAAACGTCTTTCCTGAAGGCTAGCTGGCTGTGATTGGACCGCTGATTATACATTTTAGCATAGAtaatgcatttctatttcaaaCTTAGTATTAACAGGTCCACGCTGCAGCTCAGTCCTCCTCGTGTTTTTGTTTGCcgtgttatttcatttttatgtgGCATGAAACAATTCAAGGCAACATGTCAAAGatgataaatatgtaaaaaggaaacacataactctgtggtttttgttttgatCGATCTGTTTttactcaaacatttaaaatgttccaATTATTTGAACTCTATATTCATATTTGGGgtattttcccctttttttcatCATAATGCTTGATTACTTCTTTTCATACTAAGAACCAGTTTAGTACCAATTGTCTTTAGTTTATTTGACCCCAAATTGATAACCCTCACCCAGACTCTTAATGTGATTCCCTGCCTCTTTGACAGTGTGGTTTTGTTCTCTCCACAGGTGTTAATAGCCGGGAGTGTGGCTGTCGCAGCACAGAACCTCCATCTGCCAACGGTGAGTGAGCTGGTGGGAACATGGTGACCAGTAGTAGTCTGTGCACAGGAAGGGGAAGTAACAAGGCAACTTCTGCTTTTCGGAAAAGATAATAGAACAAATCAGATTCTTTGTGTTGGGAAATGAAGAGCTGCcttaaaaagaaaagggagCTGTTCTCAGACATGACCTTGAGAAATGGGGTGAGGACTTCTCCGGGGCAATaaatcctctgcaggattctcTGTCCCTTCCTCCGTCAGAAACACACTCTCTTtcgacagaaacacacatacactgacaaacacacacgtaaacagcggacacatctgtaaactcagactgggacAAAACTACACCATCATCAACAACCAGCAGATGAAAGTGATGCTGGGATGCACATGTGTTCTTGCCCCTATTTTAAAACCAGACATGACCATTTCAAATGCTGTTGTTAGGGTTATAATTCATCTAGTGCAGCTTCAACTTGTTTGCCTTTATCATTCTTAAGGATTTAAACATCAAGTCCATCAATCATTTCGTCTGTAGATGAGAAAAAGTGTTATTTTAGAGAGAACTGTGTTTGAAGTCGTGTCCCTgtatgctgctgtgtgtgtgtttcagctgaGAGCCTGTCTGGGGATGCAGATTGTGGCAAGTGGCGCGTCCCTGTACAACGTGGTCTGTTCTCTGATTAAAATGGACGACACACCCACCTACTGCTGGCACTATTACTACGACAACAGCACACTTCGAATTGGCGAAATCTGCCATAATATTGAGGTGGTTTATTACTATAACTACTTAAAACACTATTTGTCAGATTAACACGTGTTTATCAAGTTTTATGTAAATGTgaatgtggggaaaaaaaatacattaacataACATTGAaaccacaataaaacaattattGGATAGGTTTAGAACGATATGTCAATTTTAAGGACTGAAAGCAGATGAAAGTACACTTGGTATTTCCTCCTTTATTGACTTCTTTCTTTGCAAACATCGTCTCAATTTCAGAATATCCGCTCCCACTTTTATGCTGAGTCCGTGCTCATCCACGCTGCTCTGTTTGCCATCTCCGTCACTCTGGCCGCCTACTGCTGCAAAGTGGTCAACTGCTGCGCACCAGCTCCCAGAATGGTGAGTTGCCACCATGCCAGGGATGCAGTAGCACCTCTAGGTTTCCCTAATAACGCCTGAACATaccaaatgaaaaagaaagaccGGTGAAAAGACCTGTTCAATACTGAAATCAGGGCCAAAGCAGCTTGGTTTGGAATTGTACAGAGATTTACATTAGGGACCCACAAAACTAGAAGTCTAAAAGAAGTGAAGATTTAACAGTAACCATTTTACTGGAGAAGTGGCTCATTCTGTTTTAAATGTCTCCTCCTTTCTGTTCCTTGTCAGACGGTGATCACTGTTCAAGCCCCTGCCGTCCAACAGTGAGGAAACGCCTAAAAAAGGGATGCACAGTCACACACTAATGCTTATGTCAAAGCTGCACTAAcccttttatgtttttataacaATGGACGACATGATTTATGGTGTGtaatgtgaaatgtgttgcTGTGGAGTTCCTCCTCTGTTTAGCCCCTTTTGGCTcgttgttttgcttttttttaagtcGCAGCTATTGAAAGCTAAAAAATCGGATGAAACCACTTGTTCACTGTCTGCTCCGGAGCAACCAGAGGACACTCAATCAGAGGGCAGCAGGTGATCATGGAGCAGGAAGCAGCAACAGAAAGTCAGGAGCTAGCAGGACTCCCACTGCCACTGTTTGCTGAAGCAAATCATTTTATAAGATTATATGTCGGTGTGTCGTTTACAGCTTGTCCTAGTGCCCCCGGGTGGTATGAAAAAAACACGTTAATGCCAGGTATGATATGAACAGGGTCGTAGTCTATAGTTGTTGTAATGTTGTGAAAACCTTGGATGACATTAGAAATGGGGACAAGTAACTGAACATGTTATTAATAACCATATCTTTTGTTGAAGATTAGAGAAGGTCAATAATTCAACTGTATGGAGACggcaattacatttcattttaatgtttatcaTTCACATTACGCTTTGCTTAAAAAATACTTGTGCTCAGATTGTTGGTAACTTCATAACGATCACTACCTATTAACGCTTCACACTTCCCTTTGTCACTTCAATTAACCACTgtgaacaataaaaaagttaacCTGTAGTTGTTTGCagttgctgcttttctttgggAAAAAACTGATTTGGTTTCAGCATTTGAGAAGACTGTCCCTGTGTACCTTGAAGCGCAGCTGGTATTTTATCCGGTATACTACTGTTTATTATTTACAGCACACTACTCTTGTGAAAACAAATTTACAAATTGATCCAAAAGCATCAATGAGATaagatttgaaaagaaaatggccGATTGCgcagttttgtttttcacttacTGGAACAAATCAGAATTGTGACAGGTACTCACATCCGTAC is a window from the Limanda limanda chromosome 22, fLimLim1.1, whole genome shotgun sequence genome containing:
- the LOC132996198 gene encoding uncharacterized protein LOC132996198, whose protein sequence is MADEAAMAEDGIGPAQTPLVEVSFQKNIHRNQKYLEAEPKALGVTQIGLSLFQIICVAVFLAKGLSHIGIDIPFFISSLLVLIAGSVAVAAQNLHLPTLRACLGMQIVASGASLYNVVCSLIKMDDTPTYCWHYYYDNSTLRIGEICHNIENIRSHFYAESVLIHAALFAISVTLAAYCCKVVNCCAPAPRMTVITVQAPAVQQ